In Pseudomonas hamedanensis, a single window of DNA contains:
- a CDS encoding chemotaxis protein CheB — protein MQQDSSVDQIIVIGASSGGLEALRTLLEQLPADLDASVFITMHIGDQPSLLPRLLATATSLDVDFALSGEKIKSGRIYVAPPDRHLLIKRGTIRLVRSAKENHSRPAIDPMFRSAAISYGDRTTGVILTGELDDGVVGLQAIKAYGGMAFAQDPKTAEAPSMPASALRHVAVDVCLPLGELGNALGRTIQQRATEAPPARTLNRIEPYATEHDLTEDLSSGGAYALDAIGKVSGLSCPECGGSLWELGASPPRFRCHTGHGYTSTALLQAQSETIEEALWVAIRAMHEKQLLLGRQIQNGRDSGRTSAVQEYELVREGLESHKETLRVLVTKLRPVSGS, from the coding sequence ATGCAGCAAGACAGCTCTGTGGACCAAATCATTGTGATCGGTGCTTCCAGCGGTGGATTAGAGGCGTTGCGAACATTGCTTGAACAGCTTCCAGCCGACCTGGACGCTTCGGTTTTTATAACGATGCACATAGGCGACCAACCGAGTTTGCTGCCACGTCTTCTTGCTACGGCGACCTCCCTGGATGTCGACTTCGCCTTGTCCGGAGAAAAAATAAAGAGCGGTCGTATTTATGTTGCACCACCGGATCGACACCTACTGATCAAACGCGGAACGATACGGCTGGTCCGGAGCGCTAAAGAAAACCATTCTCGCCCTGCAATTGATCCCATGTTCCGATCCGCTGCCATCAGCTACGGGGACAGAACTACAGGAGTGATCCTCACGGGTGAGCTTGATGATGGGGTCGTCGGCCTTCAGGCGATCAAGGCTTACGGAGGCATGGCGTTTGCTCAAGATCCAAAGACAGCTGAAGCTCCCTCCATGCCTGCGAGCGCTCTCCGTCATGTTGCGGTGGATGTTTGCTTGCCGCTGGGCGAACTGGGCAATGCTCTGGGGCGAACTATCCAGCAGCGCGCTACCGAAGCTCCGCCAGCCCGGACGCTTAATCGCATCGAACCGTATGCTACTGAACACGACCTTACTGAAGATCTAAGTTCAGGTGGAGCATATGCTTTAGACGCGATAGGTAAGGTCTCAGGATTGTCTTGCCCAGAATGCGGAGGCTCATTATGGGAGCTGGGAGCTTCGCCCCCGCGCTTTCGTTGCCACACTGGGCATGGCTATACCTCCACCGCATTATTACAAGCACAAAGCGAAACGATTGAGGAGGCTTTATGGGTTGCAATTCGGGCAATGCACGAAAAACAGTTACTGCTAGGTAGACAGATTCAAAATGGCAGAGATTCCGGGCGAACCAGCGCAGTACAAGAGTACGAACTCGTAAGGGAGGGGCTTGAAAGCCACAAGGAGACGCTTCGAGTTTTGGTGACGAAGCTACGCCCTGTTTCAGGCTCGTGA
- a CDS encoding DUF5710 domain-containing protein, which yields MARIDLKVPFSEKDEAKSLGARWDPSLKTWYIPEGVDIAPLAQWLPVTEHADLEHGPEFCVRAPYYYVMESVSDCWGCSNLTRVFSFKLPEQHEEFDYYEDEDEDFALTSNLGEWKCHGYRGTVSNIASLSPLVTKQIHHFTNKFKQAYSKTVGSRYLMNHCENCGAKLGDFFMHSEPGGAFFPTSPQEAQRMTLIRINERFDANCSVGFASEDFFDWMQVREEP from the coding sequence ATGGCAAGGATTGACCTGAAAGTCCCCTTCTCAGAAAAAGATGAAGCGAAATCACTCGGTGCCAGATGGGACCCAAGCCTGAAGACTTGGTACATCCCCGAGGGGGTCGACATCGCCCCCTTGGCTCAATGGCTGCCCGTAACAGAACACGCAGACTTGGAGCACGGACCTGAATTTTGTGTAAGAGCACCGTATTACTACGTCATGGAGTCCGTATCCGACTGCTGGGGCTGCTCTAATTTGACCCGCGTGTTTTCATTCAAGCTGCCCGAGCAACACGAAGAGTTCGATTACTACGAGGATGAGGACGAAGATTTCGCGCTCACAAGCAACCTCGGCGAATGGAAGTGCCATGGGTATCGCGGAACAGTCTCCAACATCGCCAGCCTCTCTCCCTTGGTCACGAAGCAGATCCATCACTTCACCAACAAGTTCAAGCAGGCCTACAGCAAAACGGTAGGCAGCCGTTACCTGATGAATCACTGCGAAAACTGCGGAGCCAAGCTCGGCGATTTCTTCATGCACAGCGAACCTGGTGGAGCTTTCTTCCCAACCTCACCACAAGAAGCTCAGCGGATGACTCTTATAAGAATCAACGAGCGGTTCGACGCCAACTGCAGCGTCGGCTTTGCATCCGAAGATTTTTTCGACTGGATGCAGGTTCGCGAAGAACCCTAA
- the hxsA gene encoding His-Xaa-Ser repeat protein HxsA yields the protein MKLLDRWKVLISGISLLPMAGTTLAQAGHLSLADANWQPNDKLQPPVFADTLNAPDTVNIYAAHRSHSSHRSHSSHSSHYSGSGGYSAPRYYSPPATSTRSYSAPSASSSTSSGNSLYQSSGTTSGTSSSTSKSRATNEQKSNLVTRVQTALMVRQYYQGTIDGVMGKATRGALMAFQMDSGLTVNGRMDTPSLNALGIKIP from the coding sequence TTGAAATTGCTCGACCGCTGGAAAGTCCTGATCAGTGGGATCAGCTTGCTGCCAATGGCTGGTACTACCCTGGCACAGGCGGGCCATCTGTCGCTCGCCGATGCGAACTGGCAACCCAACGACAAGCTACAGCCCCCAGTATTTGCCGATACGCTCAATGCGCCAGACACCGTCAATATCTATGCGGCACATCGCTCGCACAGTTCTCACCGGTCCCACAGTTCGCACAGTTCTCATTACAGCGGCTCGGGTGGCTATAGCGCACCTCGCTACTACAGCCCACCCGCTACCAGCACCCGAAGCTACAGCGCGCCGAGTGCTTCGAGCAGCACCTCAAGTGGCAACAGCCTTTATCAGTCGTCTGGCACTACCAGCGGGACAAGTTCAAGCACTTCAAAAAGCCGCGCGACCAATGAACAGAAAAGCAACTTGGTCACCCGTGTGCAGACGGCGCTCATGGTCCGCCAGTATTACCAAGGCACCATTGATGGTGTGATGGGCAAAGCGACACGTGGTGCTTTGATGGCCTTTCAGATGGACAGTGGGCTGACCGTGAATGGCCGGATGGATACGCCATCGCTGAATGCGTTGGGTATCAAGATTCCATAA
- the hxsC gene encoding His-Xaa-Ser system radical SAM maturase HxsC: MAMLRKETHFEIHHLNEPKLLKVITLDEFIEQGLAVCGGSAEFGDLLLWLPNEERLRSPHLLSLPVGGFLIPEPLIGDFDSARPHLHTPKDADVVQPGDVIAITPENAMVRVLYRRGSDSNLLFMTDRCNSLCLMCSQPPKDIDDRWHIEENLRLIDLMDPGEENLGISGGEPTLYRDGLLEILAKCKAVLPQKSIHVLSNGRLFQDPSWIAALSAIGHPQLSWGIPLYADNAEDHDHVVQAPGAFSETLQGLYNLARANQIIEIRVVLNRLTTPRLPELAHYVFRNLPFVRHVALMGIESTGLARKNYEELWIDPLDYQESLSQAVYFLFNRGVPVSIYNLPLCLIPAHLSRFARQSISDWKNLFIDTCQQCAAVEHCSGFFKSHTDRWQSRGVQLLSTEAFSAYARSAH, translated from the coding sequence ATGGCGATGCTTCGCAAAGAGACCCACTTCGAAATCCATCACCTGAATGAGCCGAAACTGCTGAAGGTCATTACTCTAGATGAGTTCATCGAACAAGGCCTGGCTGTTTGTGGGGGAAGCGCTGAATTCGGTGACCTGCTGCTTTGGCTGCCAAACGAAGAACGGCTACGGAGCCCGCATCTGCTCTCATTACCAGTAGGTGGATTCCTGATCCCGGAGCCATTGATCGGCGACTTCGACAGCGCGCGGCCACACCTGCACACGCCTAAAGATGCGGATGTCGTGCAGCCCGGAGATGTCATTGCCATCACACCAGAGAACGCGATGGTGCGAGTGCTCTATCGACGAGGCTCAGATAGCAACCTGCTGTTCATGACTGATCGTTGCAACAGCCTCTGCCTGATGTGCTCGCAGCCGCCCAAAGATATCGATGACCGTTGGCACATCGAGGAGAACCTACGGCTGATCGACCTGATGGACCCGGGCGAGGAAAATCTGGGAATCAGCGGCGGAGAACCCACGCTTTATCGCGACGGCCTGCTCGAAATCCTGGCCAAGTGCAAAGCCGTTTTGCCGCAGAAATCCATTCATGTGCTCAGCAACGGGCGTCTGTTCCAAGACCCGAGCTGGATCGCAGCGCTCTCTGCCATCGGCCACCCTCAGTTGAGCTGGGGCATCCCGCTGTATGCCGACAATGCCGAAGACCATGACCATGTGGTGCAGGCTCCAGGCGCGTTCAGCGAAACGCTGCAAGGTCTTTACAACCTGGCGCGCGCCAACCAGATCATCGAGATACGCGTGGTACTCAATCGCCTGACCACGCCACGTTTGCCAGAGCTCGCCCACTACGTGTTCAGGAACCTGCCCTTCGTGCGGCATGTTGCGCTAATGGGTATCGAAAGTACCGGCCTGGCCAGGAAGAACTACGAAGAACTGTGGATTGACCCGCTGGACTATCAGGAGTCGTTGAGCCAGGCCGTGTATTTCCTGTTCAACCGCGGAGTGCCGGTTTCGATCTATAACTTGCCCCTGTGCCTCATCCCCGCCCACCTCTCGCGTTTCGCCCGCCAGAGCATCTCGGACTGGAAGAACCTGTTCATCGATACCTGCCAGCAATGCGCTGCCGTCGAACATTGCTCTGGCTTCTTCAAATCCCATACTGACCGCTGGCAGAGCCGCGGCGTACAACTACTATCGACCGAGGCCTTTAGCGCCTATGCAAGGAGTGCACATTGA
- the hxsB gene encoding His-Xaa-Ser system radical SAM maturase HxsB, translating into MTLIATDAKHYRLLPFRFMRMNTGHHRDILLTSDTGEYMHVNDAQLRALSYFDVQASTPFYKDLLARHFIYEPGRHDPFPEMAAQYRSRKDFLFQGPALHLFVVTLRCNHTCQYCQVSRAPLGGAGHDLSEADAQAAVDRLFESNAPALTVEFQGGEPLLAFERVRQIVEWVVDRNVVEQRDIQFVITTTLHHLTEEILDFAEQNRIQFSTSLDGPAPLHNANRPTPSRDSYERTVKGIQWVRERLGHDAVSALTTLTSRSLEQPEAIIDEYVNQGFSSISLRPLSPYGFATKSAHRLDYPIERYLAFYKRALAYLLHVNQQGVYLSESYTSLLLKNILTPFSSGYVDLRSPAGAGTAALVYNYDGYVYPSDEARMLLEMGEDGLRLGTVQQPLSELLASPVMNALLASGVAEALPGCSDCALVPYCGADPVEHYARQGDPIGHRVFSSFCEKNMGLLKHLFGLLCDGDDNVQRVLLAWLNRRSYNDVRFPGYRG; encoded by the coding sequence GTGACACTGATCGCGACAGACGCCAAGCACTACCGCTTGCTGCCTTTTCGATTCATGCGCATGAACACGGGACATCACCGTGACATCCTGCTCACCTCCGATACCGGTGAGTACATGCACGTGAACGACGCGCAATTACGAGCCCTCAGTTACTTCGACGTTCAAGCAAGTACGCCTTTTTACAAGGACCTGCTGGCCCGCCACTTCATCTACGAACCAGGCCGCCACGACCCGTTCCCGGAAATGGCCGCGCAGTATCGCAGCCGCAAGGACTTCCTCTTCCAGGGCCCTGCACTGCACTTGTTCGTGGTTACATTGCGCTGCAACCACACCTGCCAGTACTGCCAGGTGTCGCGGGCCCCTCTGGGAGGAGCCGGCCACGACCTGTCGGAAGCGGATGCACAGGCGGCGGTCGATCGCCTGTTCGAATCGAACGCTCCCGCCCTGACTGTGGAGTTTCAGGGTGGCGAGCCGCTTCTAGCCTTCGAGCGCGTCCGCCAGATTGTCGAATGGGTCGTTGACCGGAACGTGGTCGAACAACGGGATATCCAGTTCGTCATCACCACCACGCTACACCACCTGACGGAGGAAATACTCGACTTCGCAGAACAAAATCGCATCCAGTTTTCAACCTCGCTCGATGGGCCGGCGCCCTTGCACAATGCCAACCGCCCTACCCCGTCACGAGACTCCTACGAACGCACTGTAAAAGGCATCCAGTGGGTCCGTGAGCGCCTTGGCCATGATGCAGTTTCCGCGCTGACCACGCTGACTTCAAGAAGCCTCGAACAACCTGAAGCGATCATCGATGAGTATGTAAACCAGGGCTTCTCCAGCATCTCGCTTCGGCCTCTGAGCCCTTATGGGTTTGCCACCAAGAGTGCCCATCGACTTGATTACCCTATTGAGCGATACCTTGCCTTCTACAAGAGGGCACTGGCCTATTTGCTGCATGTCAACCAACAGGGCGTATACCTCTCAGAGAGTTATACGAGCCTGTTGCTGAAGAATATCCTGACACCCTTCTCCTCCGGCTATGTAGACCTGCGCTCCCCTGCTGGCGCAGGCACTGCGGCGCTGGTTTACAACTATGACGGTTACGTCTATCCCTCGGACGAAGCCCGAATGTTGCTGGAGATGGGTGAAGACGGCTTGAGGCTCGGCACCGTGCAGCAACCTTTGTCTGAATTACTCGCATCGCCCGTTATGAATGCGTTGCTCGCCAGTGGTGTAGCAGAGGCGCTGCCGGGCTGCTCCGACTGCGCACTTGTCCCGTACTGTGGTGCTGACCCCGTCGAACACTATGCCCGCCAAGGTGACCCGATCGGACACCGAGTGTTCAGCAGCTTCTGCGAGAAGAACATGGGGCTGCTGAAGCATCTTTTCGGCCTGCTTTGCGATGGCGACGACAACGTGCAGAGGGTACTGCTGGCTTGGTTGAACAGGCGCTCTTACAACGATGTCCGGTTTCCGGGTTATAGGGGCTGA
- the hxsD gene encoding His-Xaa-Ser system protein HxsD, whose product MTWPVTLKLDSAAYPLSVVQRAAYSLADTVAIQVGIEANQISLTAHPAEARLTLSPEQAHSLILQHLNDFALRDHINRETAGLREVLARAALAGCGISQ is encoded by the coding sequence ATGACATGGCCAGTCACGCTGAAACTCGACAGCGCAGCCTACCCGCTCAGCGTGGTGCAACGCGCCGCTTACTCCCTGGCCGACACTGTCGCGATCCAAGTCGGTATTGAAGCCAATCAGATAAGCCTCACGGCCCACCCCGCTGAAGCAAGGCTAACGCTTTCCCCGGAGCAGGCTCACTCGCTGATCCTCCAGCATCTGAACGACTTCGCCCTACGCGACCATATCAACCGCGAAACAGCAGGGTTGCGCGAAGTCCTGGCTCGAGCCGCGCTCGCTGGATGTGGGATTTCGCAGTGA
- a CDS encoding LysR family transcriptional regulator: protein MNRNDLRRVDLNLLIVFETLMHERSVTRAAEKLFLGQPAISAALSRLRSLFDDPLFVRTGRSMEPSARAVEIFALLSPALDSISTAVSRAADFDPATSTSVFRIGLSDDVEFALLPMLLKRLRAEAPGIVLVVRRVNYILMPGLLASGEISIGVSYTTDLPANAKRKVLRRSAPKLLRADTVPGPLSLDDYCARPHALVSFAGDLSGFVDEELEKLGRKRHVVLAVPQFNGLGTLLAGTDIVATVPDYTAEALTAAGGLRAEDPPLPTRTFELHMAWRGSQDNDPGERWLRSRIQMFFGDPESL from the coding sequence ATGAATCGTAATGACCTGCGTCGTGTCGACCTGAACCTGCTGATCGTGTTCGAAACATTGATGCACGAACGCAGTGTGACTCGGGCCGCGGAAAAGCTCTTCCTCGGTCAACCGGCCATCAGCGCGGCGCTTTCTCGCCTGCGCAGCCTGTTCGATGATCCGCTGTTCGTGCGCACCGGCCGGAGTATGGAACCGTCCGCCCGTGCGGTGGAAATCTTCGCCCTGCTCTCGCCTGCCCTCGATTCGATTTCCACCGCGGTCAGCCGCGCCGCGGATTTCGATCCGGCGACCAGCACCTCGGTGTTCCGCATCGGCCTGTCCGATGACGTCGAGTTCGCCTTGCTGCCGATGCTGCTCAAACGTCTGCGCGCCGAAGCGCCGGGCATCGTCCTCGTCGTGCGGCGGGTCAATTACATATTGATGCCGGGCCTGCTGGCCTCCGGCGAGATCTCCATCGGCGTCAGCTACACCACCGACCTGCCGGCCAACGCCAAACGCAAAGTCTTGCGCCGCAGCGCCCCGAAACTGCTGCGCGCCGACACCGTCCCCGGCCCCTTGAGCCTGGACGACTACTGCGCCCGGCCGCATGCACTGGTGTCCTTCGCCGGCGATCTCAGTGGTTTTGTCGATGAAGAACTGGAAAAGCTCGGACGCAAACGGCACGTCGTGCTGGCGGTGCCACAGTTCAACGGGTTGGGGACACTGCTGGCGGGCACAGACATCGTCGCGACTGTCCCGGATTACACAGCAGAAGCCCTGACCGCGGCTGGCGGTCTGCGCGCCGAGGATCCACCGCTGCCCACGCGCACCTTCGAACTGCACATGGCATGGCGCGGCTCGCAGGATAACGATCCGGGCGAGCGTTGGTTGCGGTCGCGGATTCAGATGTTTTTCGGCGACCCTGAGAGTCTTTAG
- a CDS encoding zinc-dependent alcohol dehydrogenase family protein: MSRTIRFHKFGPAEVLKCEEHAAAQPGPGEVQVRVEAIGISWYDTLWRQNLASSQARLPSGLGHEMAGVVTAVGADVEDLSVGDKVASFPAESPNDYPVYGESIVLPRTALTRYPDVLSPIEASVHYTPLLIAYFAYADLARVKPGQFALVTDASHCAGPSFVQLGKALGVRVIAATKTAEEREYLLSLGAEKVIVTEEEDLLMRINKITDNRGVDVVFDGLGGPQMSLLGDVLAPRGSLVLYGLQGGNQTPFPACAAFQKNIQFFVHCIGNFTGKPELGITQDHVALQRALRDINQLTADRVLLPLKTRVFAFNEFVEAHRYMDECPCRERVALQVEPA; this comes from the coding sequence ATGTCCCGCACGATCCGTTTTCACAAGTTTGGTCCGGCCGAGGTGCTCAAATGCGAAGAGCATGCGGCCGCTCAGCCAGGTCCTGGCGAAGTGCAGGTGCGTGTCGAGGCGATCGGCATCAGCTGGTACGACACCTTATGGCGTCAGAACCTGGCCTCGTCACAGGCACGGCTGCCTTCGGGCCTGGGTCATGAAATGGCGGGGGTGGTCACTGCCGTCGGCGCCGATGTCGAAGACCTCAGCGTCGGTGACAAAGTCGCCAGTTTCCCGGCCGAAAGCCCGAACGACTATCCGGTTTACGGCGAGTCGATCGTGTTGCCGCGTACCGCGCTGACCCGTTACCCGGATGTACTCAGCCCGATCGAAGCCAGCGTGCATTACACGCCGCTGTTGATCGCCTACTTTGCCTACGCCGATCTGGCGCGGGTAAAGCCCGGGCAGTTTGCCCTGGTCACCGACGCGAGTCATTGCGCCGGCCCCTCGTTTGTCCAGTTGGGCAAGGCGCTGGGCGTGCGGGTCATTGCCGCGACCAAAACAGCGGAGGAGCGCGAGTATCTGCTATCCCTCGGCGCGGAAAAGGTGATTGTCACCGAGGAAGAAGATCTGTTGATGCGCATCAACAAGATCACCGACAACCGTGGCGTCGATGTAGTCTTCGATGGCCTTGGCGGCCCGCAGATGTCATTGCTTGGCGATGTTCTCGCACCGCGCGGCAGCCTCGTCTTGTACGGCCTGCAGGGTGGTAACCAGACGCCATTCCCGGCGTGTGCAGCGTTCCAGAAGAACATCCAGTTCTTTGTGCACTGCATCGGCAACTTCACTGGCAAGCCGGAACTGGGCATCACTCAGGATCACGTCGCCCTGCAACGTGCCCTGCGCGACATCAACCAGTTGACCGCTGATCGTGTGTTGCTGCCGCTCAAGACTCGCGTGTTCGCATTCAACGAGTTCGTCGAAGCTCACCGCTACATGGACGAATGCCCTTGCCGCGAGCGGGTTGCCCTTCAAGTCGAACCGGCGTAA
- a CDS encoding aminotransferase-like domain-containing protein yields the protein MKAPRENDFVYQAVYRYLTMLIEEAGSHAPVRMPSLRQLADRLNVSISTVQYAYSLLEKEGRVYSIAKSGYYAPALLATDTPDSGSDLLETVYVNARRPGMCVLSADEPASLQPLDSPLLTLERELLRQYPRQLQTIAQPCGELELRTVLAARYTTSTANCWYADDVYVGADLRGVLEILISVLQLRQATVVVESPCDWVILRLLDAAEVRVIELPVLAEGALDLTALEGLLKREPVKLVLLSSALSMPQGNLLSAANCQAIAHLLGCHGTWVLENDCYSELDESGSGQRLRDWLDPDRLLVFSTFEKFMGAEAPFGFVLSRHWRSELQRHFLLRAFRLSPIRQKAIARLLGSGRLDQHLAVLRRMLKERRTQLIQLLRERLVDALHMVEPQGGATVWVGSLRPVDMERVFHRLLRQQIIVAPGALFSLEGLHSDYLRLSSLGHGERDLGTVIGLLGDALRLSQRG from the coding sequence GTGAAAGCGCCGCGGGAAAATGACTTCGTTTATCAGGCGGTCTACCGGTATCTGACGATGCTGATTGAAGAAGCGGGGAGTCATGCGCCGGTGCGCATGCCTTCATTGCGGCAATTGGCAGACCGGTTGAATGTGTCGATCTCGACCGTGCAGTACGCGTACTCCTTGCTGGAAAAAGAGGGCCGGGTGTACTCAATCGCCAAGTCGGGCTATTACGCGCCAGCGCTGTTGGCGACAGACACGCCCGACAGTGGCAGTGATCTGCTCGAAACCGTGTACGTCAACGCCCGCCGCCCGGGGATGTGTGTGTTGAGCGCCGACGAGCCGGCTTCGCTGCAACCTTTGGATAGCCCGTTATTGACGCTTGAGCGAGAACTCTTGCGTCAGTATCCAAGACAATTGCAAACGATCGCGCAGCCCTGCGGCGAGCTGGAATTGCGCACGGTGTTGGCCGCACGCTATACCACCTCGACGGCGAATTGCTGGTATGCCGATGACGTTTACGTTGGCGCCGACCTGCGTGGCGTACTGGAAATCCTGATCTCGGTACTGCAATTGCGTCAGGCGACTGTGGTGGTGGAGTCGCCTTGCGACTGGGTAATCCTGCGCCTGCTGGATGCGGCCGAAGTGCGGGTCATCGAGCTGCCCGTGCTGGCCGAGGGTGCGCTGGATCTGACGGCGCTGGAGGGCTTGCTCAAACGTGAACCGGTCAAGCTGGTTCTGTTGTCATCCGCGCTGAGCATGCCTCAGGGCAATCTGTTATCTGCGGCCAACTGCCAGGCTATCGCCCATCTGCTGGGCTGCCACGGCACTTGGGTGCTGGAGAACGATTGTTATAGCGAACTCGACGAATCGGGCAGCGGCCAGCGTCTGCGTGACTGGCTTGATCCTGATCGCCTGCTGGTGTTTTCCACATTCGAGAAATTCATGGGTGCCGAGGCGCCGTTCGGTTTTGTGCTATCGCGCCACTGGCGCAGCGAGCTGCAGCGACATTTTCTGCTGCGTGCGTTTCGTCTGTCGCCGATCCGCCAAAAAGCCATTGCCAGACTGCTGGGAAGCGGACGGCTGGATCAACATCTGGCCGTCCTGCGGCGAATGCTCAAGGAACGTCGCACGCAGTTGATCCAGTTATTGCGCGAGCGCCTGGTGGACGCGCTGCACATGGTCGAACCGCAGGGTGGGGCGACCGTCTGGGTGGGTTCGTTACGTCCGGTGGACATGGAACGTGTGTTTCATCGTCTGCTCAGGCAGCAGATCATCGTTGCGCCGGGAGCGCTGTTCAGTCTCGAGGGTTTGCACAGCGATTACCTGCGTTTGAGCTCGCTGGGGCATGGCGAGCGCGATCTGGGCACTGTCATCGGCTTGCTGGGCGATGCCTTGCGCTTGTCCCAGCGTGGATAA
- the pgm gene encoding phosphoglucomutase (alpha-D-glucose-1,6-bisphosphate-dependent) has translation MTLSPFAGKPAPADLLVDIPRLVTAYYTGQPDASVSTQRVAFGTSGHRGSSFDLSFNEWHVLAISQAICLYREAQGITGPLFVGIDTHALSTPAGASALEVLAANGVTVMIAEGDEYTPTPAISHAILCYNRGRTSGLADGIVITPSHNPPQSGGYKYNPTNGGPADTHITKWIEAKANELLANKLAGVKRISYEQALRANTTHRHDYLNTYVADLINVIDFDAIRDAKLRLGVDPLGGAGVRYWSAIAEHYRLDLDVVNKEVDSTFRFMTVDWDGQIRMDPSSSHAMQGLIGLKERFDVAFACDPDHDRHGIVTPSGGLLAPNNYLAVSIDYLFQNREQWRADAAVGKTVVSSGLIDRVAKRLGRRLYEVPVGFKWFADGLFDGSLGFGGEESAGASFLRKDGGVWSTDKDGLIPALLAAEMTARTGRDPSQAYRALTDELGEPFSVRVDAKANPQQKALLSKLSPEQVTSTELAGEPIQRILSHAPGNDQAIGGLKVMTENGWFAARPSGTEDIYKIYAESFVGEDHLKQLVAEAQTLVDGAISGQ, from the coding sequence ATGACACTCAGTCCTTTTGCGGGCAAACCGGCACCGGCAGATTTGTTGGTCGACATCCCGCGACTGGTTACGGCCTATTACACCGGCCAGCCTGATGCATCGGTTTCCACCCAGCGTGTGGCGTTCGGTACATCCGGCCACCGGGGCAGCTCCTTCGACTTGAGTTTCAATGAATGGCACGTGCTGGCCATCAGCCAGGCGATTTGCCTGTACCGCGAAGCCCAGGGCATCACCGGTCCGCTGTTCGTCGGTATCGACACGCACGCACTGTCGACCCCGGCCGGGGCGAGCGCGCTGGAAGTGCTTGCCGCCAACGGTGTCACAGTGATGATTGCCGAAGGCGATGAGTACACGCCAACGCCGGCTATCTCCCACGCCATTCTTTGCTATAACCGTGGCCGTACCTCGGGTCTGGCTGACGGTATCGTCATTACACCGTCGCACAACCCGCCACAAAGCGGTGGCTATAAATACAACCCGACCAATGGCGGTCCGGCTGATACGCACATCACCAAGTGGATCGAAGCCAAGGCCAACGAATTGCTCGCCAACAAACTGGCGGGTGTAAAGCGCATCAGTTACGAGCAGGCACTCAGGGCCAACACCACCCATCGTCACGATTACCTGAACACCTACGTTGCCGACCTGATCAACGTCATCGATTTCGACGCCATCCGTGACGCCAAACTGCGTCTGGGCGTCGATCCGCTGGGCGGAGCAGGGGTGCGCTACTGGTCCGCCATTGCCGAGCACTATCGTCTTGATCTTGATGTGGTGAACAAAGAAGTCGATTCGACGTTTCGTTTCATGACCGTCGACTGGGACGGGCAGATCCGCATGGACCCGTCGTCCAGCCATGCCATGCAAGGTCTGATCGGCCTCAAAGAGCGTTTCGACGTCGCGTTCGCTTGCGACCCTGACCACGATCGCCATGGCATCGTTACGCCATCCGGTGGCTTGCTCGCGCCGAACAATTACCTGGCCGTGTCCATTGATTATCTGTTCCAGAACCGTGAGCAATGGCGCGCCGATGCGGCGGTGGGTAAAACCGTGGTCAGCAGTGGCCTGATCGATCGCGTTGCCAAGCGTCTGGGGCGTCGCCTGTACGAGGTGCCGGTCGGCTTCAAGTGGTTCGCTGACGGTCTGTTTGACGGTTCGCTCGGTTTTGGTGGGGAAGAGAGCGCCGGCGCATCGTTCCTGCGCAAGGACGGCGGTGTCTGGAGTACCGACAAGGACGGTCTGATTCCGGCCTTGCTCGCCGCCGAAATGACCGCGCGTACCGGTCGCGATCCAAGCCAGGCTTACCGCGCGCTGACCGATGAACTGGGCGAGCCGTTCTCGGTTCGCGTCGACGCCAAGGCCAACCCACAGCAGAAAGCCCTGCTGAGCAAGCTGTCGCCCGAGCAGGTGACCTCGACCGAGCTGGCCGGTGAGCCGATCCAGCGCATTCTCAGTCACGCGCCGGGCAACGATCAGGCCATCGGAGGCCTGAAGGTGATGACTGAAAACGGCTGGTTCGCGGCGCGTCCATCGGGTACCGAGGACATCTACAAGATCTACGCCGAAAGCTTCGTCGGTGAGGACCACCTCAAGCAATTGGTGGCAGAAGCGCAAACACTGGTGGATGGCGCCATTTCCGGCCAGTGA